From Gavia stellata isolate bGavSte3 chromosome 27, bGavSte3.hap2, whole genome shotgun sequence, one genomic window encodes:
- the LOC104252905 gene encoding natriuretic peptides A isoform X1 — translation MDTKGSFSCGFLLLLLIQLQSSRANPIYSLSPAKELASMEALLERLEDKFAMIEALQSNPDLQEPKTQEEIPPELIDDSDDQKAEPRLAPRTPLSYRDPFLKRLRGLQMPRMMRDSGCFGRRIDRIGSLSGMGCHGESCLSHFTE, via the exons ATGGACACTAAAGGCTCATTTTCCTGTGGcttcctcttgctgctgctcatccAACTCCAGTCCAGCAGAGCCAACCCTATCTACAGCCTCAGCCCTGCCAAAGAACTGGCCAGCATGGAG GCTCTGCTGGAGAGACTGGAGGATAAGTTTGCAATGATTGAAGCCCTGCAGTCCAATCCTGACCTGCAAGAACCCAAAACCCAGGAGGAGATCCCACCAGAACTCATAGATGACAGTGACGACCAGAAGGCTGAACCCAGACTAGCACCCAGAACCCCTCTGTCCTACAGGGACCCCTTCCTCAAGAGACTGAGGGGGCTGCAGATGCCCAGGATGATGAGAGATTCTGGCTGCTTCGGGAGGAGAATTGATAGAATCGGCTCCCTGAGCGGAATGGGTTGCCATGGTGAGTCCTGCCTAAGCCATTTCACTGAATAG
- the LOC104252905 gene encoding natriuretic peptides A isoform X2 codes for MDTKGSFSCGFLLLLLIQLQSSRANPIYSLSPAKELASMEALLERLEDKFAMIEALQSNPDLQEPKTQEEIPPELIDDSDDQKAEPRLAPRTPLSYRDPFLKRLRGLQMPRMMRDSGCFGRRIDRIGSLSGMGCHGSRKN; via the exons ATGGACACTAAAGGCTCATTTTCCTGTGGcttcctcttgctgctgctcatccAACTCCAGTCCAGCAGAGCCAACCCTATCTACAGCCTCAGCCCTGCCAAAGAACTGGCCAGCATGGAG GCTCTGCTGGAGAGACTGGAGGATAAGTTTGCAATGATTGAAGCCCTGCAGTCCAATCCTGACCTGCAAGAACCCAAAACCCAGGAGGAGATCCCACCAGAACTCATAGATGACAGTGACGACCAGAAGGCTGAACCCAGACTAGCACCCAGAACCCCTCTGTCCTACAGGGACCCCTTCCTCAAGAGACTGAGGGGGCTGCAGATGCCCAGGATGATGAGAGATTCTGGCTGCTTCGGGAGGAGAATTGATAGAATCGGCTCCCTGAGCGGAATGGGTTGCCATG GTTCCAGGAAGAATTAG
- the CLCN6 gene encoding H(+)/Cl(-) exchange transporter 6 isoform X1, translating into MAGCGSGLCCCCCPRCCGERESRTPEELTILGETHEEEDEILPRKDYESLDYDRCINDPYLEVLESMDNKKAQRYEAVKWVMVFAIGVCTGLVGLFVDFFVRLFTQLKFRVVQSSVEECTEKGCLALSLLELLGFNLTFVFFASLLVLIQPVAAGSGIPEIKCYLNGVKVPGVVRLRTVVCKAIGVLFSVAGGLFVGKEGPMIHSGAVVGAGLPQFQSISLRKIQFNFPYFRSDRDKRDFVSAGAAAGVAAAFGAPIGGTLFSLEEGSSFWNQGLTWKVLFCSMAATFTLNFFRSGIQFGSWGSFQLPGLLNFGEFKCSESDKKCHLWTAVDLGFFILMGIVGGLLGATFNCLNKRLAKYRMRNVHPKPKLVRVLESLLVSLTTTVVVFVASMVLGECRQMSSTSHSGNDTLSLQGMSEDVNSSIKTFFCPNETYNDMATLFFNPQESAILQLFHQDGTFSPVTLSLFFLLYFLLSCWTYGISVPSGLFVPSLLCGAAFGRLVANLLKSYIGLDHIYSGTFALIGAAAFLGGVVRMTISLTVILIESTNEITYGLPIMITLMVAKWTGDFFNKGIYDIHVNLRGVPLLEWETEVEMDKLRASDIMEPNLTYVYPHTRIQSLVSILRTTVHHAFPVVTENRGNEREFMKGNQLISNNIKFKKSSILTRAGEQRKRSQSMKSYPSSELRNMCDEHIATEEPPEKEDLLQQMLERRYTPYPNLYPDQSPSEEWTMEERFRPLTFHGLILRSQLVTLLVRGVCYSESQSSASQPRLSHAEMSEDYPRYPDIHDLDLTLLNPRMIVDVTPYMNPSPFAVSPNTHVSQVFNLFRTMGLRHLPVVNAVGEIVGIITRHNLTHEFLQARLRQHYQTI; encoded by the exons ATGGCGGGGTGCGGGTccgggctctgctgctgctgctgcccgcgCTGCTGCGGCGAGCGGGAGAGCCGCACCCCCGAGGAGCTG ACAATCCTAGGAGAAACTCatgaagaggaggatgagaTCCTTCCACGCAAAGACTATGAG AGCTTGGATTATGATCGCTGTATCAATGACCCATACTTGGAAGTTTTGGAGAGCATGGACAACAAG AAAGCCCAGAGATATGAAGCAGTGAAGTGGGTGATGGTTTTTGCTATTGGAGTCTGCACAGGACTG GTGGGCCTCTTTGTGGATTTCTTCGTACGGCTCTTTACCCAGCTCAAGTTCCGGGTGGTACAAAGCT CGGTGGAAGAATGCACTGAGAAAGGCTGTCTTGCCTTGTccttgctggagctgctggggttCAACCTGACCTTTGTTTTTTTTGCCAGTCTTCTGGTCCTGATCCAA ccTGTAGCAGCTGGATCAGGAATCCCTGAAATTAAGTGCTACCTCAACGGGGTAAAGGTTCCAGGGGTTGTGCGTCTCCGGACGGTGGTGTGCAAAGCCATAGGAGTGCTCTTCAGTGTGGCAGGAG gtcTTTTTGTTGGGAAGGAGGGTCCAATGATTCACAGTGGTGCTGTCGTAGGTGCGGGTTTGCCACAG TTCCAGAGCATCTCTTTGAGGAAGATCCAATTTAACTTTCCCTATTTCCGCAGTGACAG GGATAAAAGGGATTTTGTatctgctggagctgctgcaggggtTGCGGCTGCCTTTGGAGCCCCAATTGGGGGCACTCTTTTCAGCTTGGAAGAAGGTTCCTCCTTCTGGAACCAGGGACTTACATGGAAAGTG CTTTTCTGTTCCATGGCTGCCACCTTCACCCTGAATTTTTTCCGCTCtgggattcagtttggaagTTGGGGGTCTTTCCAGCTCCCTGGGCTGCTGAACTTTGGGGAATTTAAG TGCTCTGAGTCTGATAAGAAATGCCACCTCTGGACAGCTGTGGACTTGGGCTTCTTCATTCTGATGGGGATTGTAGGAGGCCTTCTCGGAGCCACCTTCAACTGCCTGAACAAGAGACTTGCGAAGTACCGCATGCGGAACGTGCATCCCAAGCCAAAGCTGGTCAG GGTCTTGGAGAGCCTGCTGGTGTCGTTGACTACCACAGTTGTGGTCTTTGTAGCCTCCATGGTTCTGGGGGAGTGTCGGCAGATGTCTTCTACCAGTCATAGTGGCAATGACACTCTGAGCCTGCAG GGTATGTCAGAGGATGTGAACTCAAGCatcaaaacttttttctgcCCAAATGAAACTTACAATGACATGGCCACACTCTTCTTCAACCCTCAGGAGTCAGCTATCTTGCAGCTCTTCCACCAGGATG GTACTTTCAGCCCAGTCACACTGTCCTTGTTCTTCCTTCTCTATTTCTTACTCTCCTGCTGGACATACGGGATCTCTGTGCCCAGTGGTCTTTTTGTGCCATCACTGCTTTGTGGGGCTGCCTTTGGACGCCTGGTCGCCAACCTCCTCAAAAG CTACATTGGCCTGGATCACATCTACTCGGGAACCTTTGCACTGATTGGGGCAGCAGCATTCCTGGGAGGAGTGGTCCGCATGACAATTAGCCTGACCGTCATCCTAATTGAATCCACCAACGAGATCACCTATGGGCTCCCAATAATGATCACCCTCATG GTAGCCAAATGGACAGGAGACTTTTTCAACAAAGGCATCTATGACATCCATGTGAACTTGCGAGGAGTTCCTCTTCTGGAGTGGGAAACAGAGGTGGAAATGGATAA ACTACGAGCCAGCGACATCATGGAACCCAACTTGACATATGTCTACCCGCACACCAGGATCCAGTCCCTTGTTAGCATCCTGCGCACAACTGTCCATCATGCCTTCCCTGTAGTGACTGAGAACCGGGGCAATGAGAGGGAGTTCATGAAGGGAAATCAACTGATAAGTAACAACATCAAATTCAAG AAATCTAGCATCCTCACCCGAGCTGGAGAGCAGCGCAAGCGTAGTCAGTCCATGAAATCCTATCCTTCAAGTGAATTGCGTAACATGTGTGATGAGCACATAGCAACAGAGGAGCCACCAGAAAAGGAGGATCTGCTGCAACAGATGCTAGAGAGAAG ATATACTCCCTACCCCAACCTGTACCCTGACCAGTCTCCCAGTGAAGAGTGGACCATGGAGGAACGCTTCAGACCTTTGACCTTCCATGGCTTGATCTTGCGCTCACAGCTCGTCACCCTCCTTGTCAGGGGTGTTTGTTACTCCGAGAGCCAGTCA AGTGCAAGTCAGCCTCGTCTGTCCCATGCAGAGATGTCAGAGGATTACCCCCGCTATCCAGATATCCATGACCTGGACCTCACGTTGCTGAACCCTCGCATGATAGTG gaTGTCACCCCATACATGAACCCATCACCCTTTGCTGTCTCTCCAAACACTCATGTGTCACAAGTCTTCAACCTGTTTAGGACAATGGGACTCAGACATTTACCAGTTGTGAATGCAGTTGGAGAG ATTGTTGGGATAATCACTCGGCACAACCTGACCCACGAATTTCTGCAGGCAAGACTGAGACAACACTATCAGACCATTTGa
- the CLCN6 gene encoding H(+)/Cl(-) exchange transporter 6 isoform X2, producing the protein MAGCGSGLCCCCCPRCCGERESRTPEELTILGETHEEEDEILPRKDYEKAQRYEAVKWVMVFAIGVCTGLVGLFVDFFVRLFTQLKFRVVQSSVEECTEKGCLALSLLELLGFNLTFVFFASLLVLIQPVAAGSGIPEIKCYLNGVKVPGVVRLRTVVCKAIGVLFSVAGGLFVGKEGPMIHSGAVVGAGLPQFQSISLRKIQFNFPYFRSDRDKRDFVSAGAAAGVAAAFGAPIGGTLFSLEEGSSFWNQGLTWKVLFCSMAATFTLNFFRSGIQFGSWGSFQLPGLLNFGEFKCSESDKKCHLWTAVDLGFFILMGIVGGLLGATFNCLNKRLAKYRMRNVHPKPKLVRVLESLLVSLTTTVVVFVASMVLGECRQMSSTSHSGNDTLSLQGMSEDVNSSIKTFFCPNETYNDMATLFFNPQESAILQLFHQDGTFSPVTLSLFFLLYFLLSCWTYGISVPSGLFVPSLLCGAAFGRLVANLLKSYIGLDHIYSGTFALIGAAAFLGGVVRMTISLTVILIESTNEITYGLPIMITLMVAKWTGDFFNKGIYDIHVNLRGVPLLEWETEVEMDKLRASDIMEPNLTYVYPHTRIQSLVSILRTTVHHAFPVVTENRGNEREFMKGNQLISNNIKFKKSSILTRAGEQRKRSQSMKSYPSSELRNMCDEHIATEEPPEKEDLLQQMLERRYTPYPNLYPDQSPSEEWTMEERFRPLTFHGLILRSQLVTLLVRGVCYSESQSSASQPRLSHAEMSEDYPRYPDIHDLDLTLLNPRMIVDVTPYMNPSPFAVSPNTHVSQVFNLFRTMGLRHLPVVNAVGEIVGIITRHNLTHEFLQARLRQHYQTI; encoded by the exons ATGGCGGGGTGCGGGTccgggctctgctgctgctgctgcccgcgCTGCTGCGGCGAGCGGGAGAGCCGCACCCCCGAGGAGCTG ACAATCCTAGGAGAAACTCatgaagaggaggatgagaTCCTTCCACGCAAAGACTATGAG AAAGCCCAGAGATATGAAGCAGTGAAGTGGGTGATGGTTTTTGCTATTGGAGTCTGCACAGGACTG GTGGGCCTCTTTGTGGATTTCTTCGTACGGCTCTTTACCCAGCTCAAGTTCCGGGTGGTACAAAGCT CGGTGGAAGAATGCACTGAGAAAGGCTGTCTTGCCTTGTccttgctggagctgctggggttCAACCTGACCTTTGTTTTTTTTGCCAGTCTTCTGGTCCTGATCCAA ccTGTAGCAGCTGGATCAGGAATCCCTGAAATTAAGTGCTACCTCAACGGGGTAAAGGTTCCAGGGGTTGTGCGTCTCCGGACGGTGGTGTGCAAAGCCATAGGAGTGCTCTTCAGTGTGGCAGGAG gtcTTTTTGTTGGGAAGGAGGGTCCAATGATTCACAGTGGTGCTGTCGTAGGTGCGGGTTTGCCACAG TTCCAGAGCATCTCTTTGAGGAAGATCCAATTTAACTTTCCCTATTTCCGCAGTGACAG GGATAAAAGGGATTTTGTatctgctggagctgctgcaggggtTGCGGCTGCCTTTGGAGCCCCAATTGGGGGCACTCTTTTCAGCTTGGAAGAAGGTTCCTCCTTCTGGAACCAGGGACTTACATGGAAAGTG CTTTTCTGTTCCATGGCTGCCACCTTCACCCTGAATTTTTTCCGCTCtgggattcagtttggaagTTGGGGGTCTTTCCAGCTCCCTGGGCTGCTGAACTTTGGGGAATTTAAG TGCTCTGAGTCTGATAAGAAATGCCACCTCTGGACAGCTGTGGACTTGGGCTTCTTCATTCTGATGGGGATTGTAGGAGGCCTTCTCGGAGCCACCTTCAACTGCCTGAACAAGAGACTTGCGAAGTACCGCATGCGGAACGTGCATCCCAAGCCAAAGCTGGTCAG GGTCTTGGAGAGCCTGCTGGTGTCGTTGACTACCACAGTTGTGGTCTTTGTAGCCTCCATGGTTCTGGGGGAGTGTCGGCAGATGTCTTCTACCAGTCATAGTGGCAATGACACTCTGAGCCTGCAG GGTATGTCAGAGGATGTGAACTCAAGCatcaaaacttttttctgcCCAAATGAAACTTACAATGACATGGCCACACTCTTCTTCAACCCTCAGGAGTCAGCTATCTTGCAGCTCTTCCACCAGGATG GTACTTTCAGCCCAGTCACACTGTCCTTGTTCTTCCTTCTCTATTTCTTACTCTCCTGCTGGACATACGGGATCTCTGTGCCCAGTGGTCTTTTTGTGCCATCACTGCTTTGTGGGGCTGCCTTTGGACGCCTGGTCGCCAACCTCCTCAAAAG CTACATTGGCCTGGATCACATCTACTCGGGAACCTTTGCACTGATTGGGGCAGCAGCATTCCTGGGAGGAGTGGTCCGCATGACAATTAGCCTGACCGTCATCCTAATTGAATCCACCAACGAGATCACCTATGGGCTCCCAATAATGATCACCCTCATG GTAGCCAAATGGACAGGAGACTTTTTCAACAAAGGCATCTATGACATCCATGTGAACTTGCGAGGAGTTCCTCTTCTGGAGTGGGAAACAGAGGTGGAAATGGATAA ACTACGAGCCAGCGACATCATGGAACCCAACTTGACATATGTCTACCCGCACACCAGGATCCAGTCCCTTGTTAGCATCCTGCGCACAACTGTCCATCATGCCTTCCCTGTAGTGACTGAGAACCGGGGCAATGAGAGGGAGTTCATGAAGGGAAATCAACTGATAAGTAACAACATCAAATTCAAG AAATCTAGCATCCTCACCCGAGCTGGAGAGCAGCGCAAGCGTAGTCAGTCCATGAAATCCTATCCTTCAAGTGAATTGCGTAACATGTGTGATGAGCACATAGCAACAGAGGAGCCACCAGAAAAGGAGGATCTGCTGCAACAGATGCTAGAGAGAAG ATATACTCCCTACCCCAACCTGTACCCTGACCAGTCTCCCAGTGAAGAGTGGACCATGGAGGAACGCTTCAGACCTTTGACCTTCCATGGCTTGATCTTGCGCTCACAGCTCGTCACCCTCCTTGTCAGGGGTGTTTGTTACTCCGAGAGCCAGTCA AGTGCAAGTCAGCCTCGTCTGTCCCATGCAGAGATGTCAGAGGATTACCCCCGCTATCCAGATATCCATGACCTGGACCTCACGTTGCTGAACCCTCGCATGATAGTG gaTGTCACCCCATACATGAACCCATCACCCTTTGCTGTCTCTCCAAACACTCATGTGTCACAAGTCTTCAACCTGTTTAGGACAATGGGACTCAGACATTTACCAGTTGTGAATGCAGTTGGAGAG ATTGTTGGGATAATCACTCGGCACAACCTGACCCACGAATTTCTGCAGGCAAGACTGAGACAACACTATCAGACCATTTGa